The DNA window GGCTCAACCCATAATAAAAATTAAGGGGCTTTATAAAGATTATCAAACTACAGCCGGTAGTTTTCCCGTTTTAAAAAATATTAACCTCACGATTAATGAGGGCGAGTATGTTGCGATCATGGGACCCTCGGGATCCGGTAAATCCACATTTATGAACATCTTAGGTTGTCTTGATCGTCCAACTACTGGCTCTTATTTTCTAGACAGCCAAGATGTGAACCAATTAAATAATAATGAACTTGCAACACTTAGAAACAAAACAATTGGTTTTGTATTTCAAGGATTTAATTTATTGGCTAGATCTTCGCTTGTGGATAATGTGGCATTGCCTTTAGTGTATGCCAAAGATCAAAAAGATTTAAGAATTAAAATTGCAAAAAATATTTTAGAACGCATGGGCCTAGGACAATATTTTGAATCCAAACCAAACCAAATCTCTGGTGGGCAGCAACAGCGGGTAGCTATTGCTCGTGCACTGGTGAATCAGCCTAAAGTCATATTAGCAGATGAGCCTACAGGTAATCTTGATAGTAAAACGAGCGATGAAATTATGAAAATCTTTGATGAATTGAATCAGATTGGCAATACGATTATTCTCGTCACTCATGAAAATGATATTGCGGATCATGCATCAAGACAGATACGTTTTTTAGATGGCAAGATTTTAGAGGATCATAAGACTAAAAAATCCAAGGTGACAAAGTAATGTTCTTTTCAATGTTAAGTGAAGCCTGGTATTCGATGGGCGCTAATCGCCTAAGAACTTTTCTCACCATGTTAGGTATGGTCATCGGAGTTGGAGCAGTCATTCTCATGATGGCGATTGGTGAAGGTGCACAGCAATCTATTAAAAGATCTATTGACTCTATGGGGACAAATTTAATTGTAATTCTATCTGGCTCCTCAAGTACTTCAGGATCAAGAAGTGGCTCTGGAAATTCATCAGCACTGAGTATAGGAGATGCTAATGCAATTAAAGATTTGGAAGATATCGAAATGATTGCGCCTATTAGCACCGGTAACGCCCAAGTAATTTTTGCAGGTAATAATTGGAATACCTCCATTATTGGTACCACCCCTTCTTATTTTTCAATTCGAAGTTGGTATACAGAAGGGGGGGAGATATTTAGTGATGACGATATTAGATCTGCAAGTCGTGTTGCATTAATTGGTAAAACAGTCGCTGAAAATTTATTTGGTGAAGTTG is part of the Candidatus Methylopumilus rimovensis genome and encodes:
- a CDS encoding ABC transporter ATP-binding protein — protein: MAQPIIKIKGLYKDYQTTAGSFPVLKNINLTINEGEYVAIMGPSGSGKSTFMNILGCLDRPTTGSYFLDSQDVNQLNNNELATLRNKTIGFVFQGFNLLARSSLVDNVALPLVYAKDQKDLRIKIAKNILERMGLGQYFESKPNQISGGQQQRVAIARALVNQPKVILADEPTGNLDSKTSDEIMKIFDELNQIGNTIILVTHENDIADHASRQIRFLDGKILEDHKTKKSKVTK